The Clostridium sp. DL-VIII DNA window GTTTTCCAAGCTAAAGAAACTAAAGTATCTAATTCTACACCAGTAACTTCATAATCATCTCTCAAGGAAACATGAGAATCATTCATAAGTTTTCCGAATAATGATAAATTATTTTTTTCTAGGGCTTCTACTGCTTTTAATGTTCTTCTATTTTCATAAACTGCATGCTTGGCTCTCTTTATTTTTATTGGATCAGAAATGCAATTTTTTATTTGATCAAATTCTTCTTCTGTAAGCTCACCAAGGGAAGTTATATTTTTGATTTTTTGAATTTCTGCTAGGGCAGTTTCACACTCACTTCGTCTTTCATTATATTTTGAATCAGCTAATCCACGTTTTTTGTTAGTATTAGCGATTACTATTTTATAGCCGTCCATATTTATATTACTGTAAGAATAATTTAGTGTGTTGCAATCTAGAAGAATGGCACAATTATCTTTTCCCATTCCAACAGCAAATTGATCCATTATTCCACAATTCACACCTATAAATTTATTTTCGGCTTCTTGACACATTTTAACTATATCCACCATATCAATGTTTAAGTTAAATAGGTCATTTAATATAGCTCCCATTAATACTTCGATTGAAGCAGAGGAAGATAAACCAGAACCATTTGGAATATTACCATAGAAAAGTATTTCAAAACCAGCAGGAATATTAAATCCATGATTTTCAAAAGTTTTAATTACTCCTTTAGGATAATTAGCCCAATCATGTTGTTTGTCATAAATCATATTTTCTAAACTAAATTCTATAATTCCTAACTCTTTAAAGTTTAAAGAACTAACTAATACATTCTTATCATCTCTTTTTCTTACCAGAGCATAAGTTCCAATAGTAAGAGCACATGGGAATACATGACCTCCATTATAATCAGTGTGTTCACCAATTAAATTAACTCTTCCTGGCGAAAAGAAAACATTTTCATTTTCCTTATTAAATAGTTCAATAAAATTATTTTTTAACACATTAATATTTTCCATACTTTATTCCTCCTTTATAATTCTATAGTAACCGCTTACTATAAAAAAGTAAATAGTTATGAAAAAATTTTTTATAATTAATTTCCAAATATAAAATAAAGTGACTAATCTATTAGGAAACAACAGGTTTTAAGCGACCTAGCTTATATACTAAGTATATATAGTAATCAGTTTCTATATTGCACTTTAATTTTAATCTATATATTAGTTCTACATAGATATCTAACTTTAAACTTAGGCTCATGTAGTAGCTTACCGAAATCACATACATTCTTATTCCACAGGGCTTGAGAAACTTTCGCTGAAAGTTGTAAATGTGAGTATGCACCCATTTCGAAACAAGTTGGTGACAAACAGCAAATAGAACAAGCTCACATTAAGAACTTTTATGGGCGAGACGTATGAAGAAAATAAATCTTGTCTATTATATTTCTTAGTCATTAAGTTGATATCTCCACTAGAAATTATAAATATTTTTGTGAAGAAAACATTTGAAAATGAGCTGTTAAAGGTTCTTAGTTGTAGGTTGTTCCACATTAGCTTGTCAAACTAAAAGTTGGAGCATGCTAATGTGGATGCAACCTGCAACTTAGAACCTTCAGCGATGTTTTCATAGTTT harbors:
- a CDS encoding galactokinase, whose product is MENINVLKNNFIELFNKENENVFFSPGRVNLIGEHTDYNGGHVFPCALTIGTYALVRKRDDKNVLVSSLNFKELGIIEFSLENMIYDKQHDWANYPKGVIKTFENHGFNIPAGFEILFYGNIPNGSGLSSSASIEVLMGAILNDLFNLNIDMVDIVKMCQEAENKFIGVNCGIMDQFAVGMGKDNCAILLDCNTLNYSYSNINMDGYKIVIANTNKKRGLADSKYNERRSECETALAEIQKIKNITSLGELTEEEFDQIKNCISDPIKIKRAKHAVYENRRTLKAVEALEKNNLSLFGKLMNDSHVSLRDDYEVTGVELDTLVSLAWKTEGVIGARMTGAGFGGCTVNIVQENCIDSFIEKVTKEYTDKIGYEPSFYVVSISDGARKLI